A region from the Rosa rugosa chromosome 6, drRosRugo1.1, whole genome shotgun sequence genome encodes:
- the LOC133715190 gene encoding probable serine/threonine-protein kinase At1g01540, with protein sequence MTLLSDKLLHLSETMSSTTLSLKQKLMKPTSLFGAKLWVLLVTFTVLFTLLVIVFVLVIYIIRYRRHRKSYNSHLCVQNPIASKVPHIAYGHSSLDRRLLSLNMSEIEMNNGKERQTVLSDQLSSTGASGITPTSAKVSESESRYSSVVKDVWRGDKFTLRELEAATNGFGRENLIGNGDYGIVYHGILFDNIRVAVKRLVSDSCHEDDFIAEMEAIGHVRHKNLVKMLGYRIERAYRLLVHEYVDNKSLHHWLHECSRSVSPLTWDIRMKIIHGIAKGLAYLHEDIEPKIFHRSLISSNVLLDHQWDPKISDFGLAKLYSPAWGITIMESLGYVAPEYAATGDFNEKSDVYSFGVLIMEIISGRTPIDRTQHQPYLVDWLKSMVASQRTAYVVDPKLPEKPSSKELKRVLLVALRCTDPDLEDRPRMGEVLHMLEPRDLLMRDDRWLKRSRDCSSSLPTRELLQER encoded by the exons TTCATCTCTCTGAAACCATGTCTTCCACTACATTATCTCTGAAGCAAAAGCTCATGAAGCCAACCTCATTGTTTGGTGCCAAGTTATGGGTTCTGCTTGTGACCTTCACTGTTCTATTCACCCTTCTGGTGATTGTCTTTGTCTTGGTGATCTATATCATCCGGTACCGCCGGCACCGGAAGTCCTACAATTCCCATTTGTGTGTACAAAATCCCATTGCTTCCAAAGTCCCTCACATTGCTTATGGCCACTCATCCCTTGATCGGAGGCTGCTTTCGCTTAACATGTCCGAAATTGAGATGAACAATGGGAAGGAGAGGCAAACTGTGCTCTCTGATCAGCTGTCCTCTACTGGCGCCAGTGGGATAACCCCCACTAGTGCTAAGGTGAGTGAATCGGAATCTAGGTACTCTTCGGTGGTTAAAGATGTGTGGAGGGGTGACAAGTTTACTCTAAGGGAACTTGAGGCAGCAACAAATGGATTTGGTAGAGAAAATCTGATTGGCAATGGAGACTATGGCATTGTATATCATGGTATTCTGTTTGATAATATTCGTGTGGCGGTGAAGAGGCTTGTGAGTGACAG TTGCCATGAGGATGACTTCATAGCAGAAATGGAGGCGATTGGGCATGTGAGACACAAAAATCTTGTCAAGATGCTTGGATACAGAATCGAAAGAGCTTACAG ATTGCTTGTGCATGAGTATGTAGATAACAAAAGTCTGCACCATTGGCTTCATGAATGTTCAAGAAGTGTCAGCCCTCTAACATGGGATATTCGGATGAAAATAATCCATGGAATAGCAAAAGG ATTGGCCTACCTTCATGAGGATATTGAACCAAAAATTTTTCATAGAAGCCTAATATCTAGCAATGTACTGCTTGATCACCAATGGGATCCTAAGATTTCTGATTTTGGCCTTGCTAAGCTATACAGTCCGGCGTGGGGAATCACCATAATGGAATCGTTAGG TTATGTTGCCCCAGAATATGCTGCCACTGGTGATTTTAATGAGAAGTCGGATGTTTATAGCTTCGGAGTGTTGATTATGGAGATAATTTCTGGCAGGACTCCTATTGACCGCACTCAACACCAA CCATATCTGGTAGACTGGTTAAAGTCCATGGTTGCCAGTCAAAGAACTGCTTATGTAGTTGATCCTAAATTGCCAGAGAAGCCATCGTCAAAAGAACTCAAAAGGGTTCTTCTGGTTGCTCTTCGTTGCACTGATCCTGATTTAGAAGATAGGCCTAGAATGGGAGAAGTTCTTCACATGCTTGAGCCCCGCGACTTGCTAATGCGCGAC GATCGATGGCTTAAGAGATCGAGAGACTGCTCATCATCTTTGCCTACAAGAGAGCTTCTGCAAGAACGATGA